The Intrasporangium calvum DSM 43043 sequence CCGGGGTCGGCGTGAGCGAGGACCACCTCGTCGAAGGTCCGCTTCATGTCGAGCATCATCGCGTCGAGGCTGCCGCCCGCGGACGCGTCGAAGCCGACGACGGGCCGCGGCGTGTTGTCCAGCTCGCTCAGCCCCAGGGCCTGGGCGAGCCGGCGCGCGGGGTCGATCGTCAGCACGACGACCCGCCGCCCGGCCTCCGCGGCCCGCAGCCCAAGTGCGGCCGCGGTCGTCGTCTTGCCGACCCCACCGGCACCGCAGCAGACGACGACCTCGACCGACCGGTCGGCGATCATCGCGTCGATGTCGAGTCGCGGGGCGGCCTGGGCAGCCCGGACGTGTGCCGGCGAGTGGGCGGGCGGGTGGGCCGGGGTGTGCGGGGTCTGGGTCATCGCGCCAGTCCCACCTCCTCGAGCTCGTCGAGCAGGATGTCGGCGAGCTCGCGGACCGAGCCGGAGTCGACGCCCTCGGGCAGCGCCGGGAGGATCACCAGCGGGAGGCCGGTCTCCTCGAGGAGCGCGAGCTGCTCGGTCTCGAGGTCGACCCGGTGCGCGTGGTCGTAGGCCTCCTCGAGCAGCCCGTCGACGAGCTCGGGGGTGGCCGTGACTCCGGCGTCGGCGAGCTGGCTGCTGATGGACGGCTTGTGCAGCCTTCCGGTGCGGGCCTGCTCGAGCGCCACGTCGTCGAGGAGGGGGTCGCGGACCATGTTGACGAAGATGAGACCGACGCGCAGGTCCTTGGACCGCAGCTCCCGGACCGCCTCGAGGGTCTCCTGCACCGGCATCTCCTCGAGCAGGGTGACGATGTGCACGAGGGTCTGCTCGCTCTCGAGCAGGTCGGTGATCGACTCGGCCTGGCTGTGGATCGGGCCGACGCGGGCGAGGTCGGCGACCTCCGAGTTGACGCTGAGGAAGCGTCCGATGCGTCCCGTGGGCGGGGCGTCCATGACGATCGCGTCGTATGCCGCTGGGCTCGCTCCTCGGTGCCGGCCGTCCCTCCGGCGTCGGTTGGCTTCGTAGAGCCTGCCGATGAGCAGGACGTCCCGGACGCCGGGTGCGATGGTCGTGGCGAAGTCGATGGCCCCGAACTTCTCGAGGAGCTTGCCGGCGCGGCCGAGCTTGTAGAACAGCTGGAGGTACTCGAGGAGCGCCGCCTTGGCGTCGACGGAGAGGCCGAGGATCTCGCCGCCGGACCTGGTCCGGGCGATCCGCGTCTCGTCGGTGCCCAGCGGTGGGACGTCGAAGGTCTGGCTGATCCCCTGACGCCCCTCGACCTCGGCGAGCAGGACGCGTCTGGGGGTGCCGGACCCGGAGGCGAGGGCCAGCGCGAGGGCCGAGGCGGCGGTCGTCTTGCCGGTGCCGCCCTTGCCGGTGACGACGTGCAGGCGGGCGCGCTGCCACTCGGGCGCGCCGATCGCGTGGGCATCCGTCACACGGGCACTCTACGGCGCGCCCCGTGCCATCACGGGTTGATGCCACATCGGGAACCCCGGGGTTGCCGTTCTGGCATCAACCCGTTGTCCCCATCCTCTGGGCCTCGGTGCTGATGTCCACTGCGCTGCGTCGACGGGTGGCTCTGAGCCCCCGCCGCCCCGAGAGTGCCGTGGTGGACGAGAGAGTGGTGCTCGACAAGGCGCAGGGGGTCGCTGCCGACCGGGGCGGCGTGGCCTCGCGTGCCCTGCTGGCCGACGTCGGGGTGCACCGGCACCACATCCGCCAGGAGGTGCTCCGAGGGCGCTGGGCGCTGCACGGCCGGCACACCGTCGCTGTCCACACCCGCGTGCTGACGCAGGAGGAGCTGTTCTGGCGAGCCGTTTGGGAGGTCAGCGCATCCGCTGCGGTCCTCGACGGGGTCAGTGCGTTGATCGCTGCGGGGCTCAGGGGGTTCGACGAGGAAGCGGTGCACGTGTCGGTGGTGCACAACCGGCGCTCAGCGAAGGCGCCTGGCGTGCGGGTGCACCACCTCCCGCGGCGGTGCTCGGACGAAGTGATCGGTGCGGGTGTGCCGCGCGTGCGGCCGGCCCTGGCAGCCGTCAGGGCCGCCCACTGGGCCGTCTCTGATCGCCAAGCTGCCCTCATCCTCGCCATGACGGTGCAGCAGCGGTTGTGCTCGTCCGCCCAGCTGCTGGCTGCTGTCGAGGTGATCCGGGGCCGTCGCCGGCGCGCCCTGGTCAAGGGTGTGGTCCTGGACGTCGCGGGAGGCGCCCAGTCCCTCGGTGAGCTGGACCTCGCCGGGATGTGCCGTCGACACGGCCTCCCGGAGCCCGATCGACAGGTGATCCGAGAGGATCCGACGGGGCGCCGCTACCTCGACTGCCGCTGGAGATGCGGGCTCGTCGCCGAGATCGACGGTGCGGGTCACCGTTGGGGTCTGGCCGTCACCGACGACAACCTGCGCCTCAACGAGGTCGTCGTCGGTGGCGAGCAGGTGTTGCGCTTCGACACCCTCGGGTTGCGGCTTCGAGAGGGACAGTTCATGACGCAGCTCCGCGCTGGGCTGCACGCGCTCGGGGAGCCGGGTGTCGAGGCCCCCTCGGGTTGATGCCACAACGGGAACCCCGGGGTCACCGCTGTGGCATCAAACCAGACCGTCCAGGGTGACCAGGATGTGCGGCCAGGCCGGGCTCTGCGGGTCGCTGAGGCTGTAGTGGCCGGCGCCGGGGACCACGTGGAGCGTCACGTCGGCCCCGAGACGTCGCGCCTCGCGGACGTAGGCGTCGGTCACGGACACCGGCACCTCGTGGTCGAGCTCACCGTGCACGAGCCGGACCGGGACGCGGGGCGGCAGGCCCCGCACCGGATCCGCTGCCCGCCACGCCGCGGGCGCCGAGTCCGGACTGCCGAGGAAGTCCCGCACCCTGATGTCGTCGAAGGTCCCCGGCCAGCCACCGCCCGGTATCCCCGCCCGGCGGTACTCGGCGACCGCCACGTGCCAGCCGGCCGCGGCCAGCCCCGCAGCCTGCGCCGCCGCGTGCGTCGGTCGTACGCCGCCCGCCAGAACCCGCCGTGCACGACCAGCACCGTCCCGCGAGGGGCGCCGGGACCGCTCGGTCCGGCAGGGCGGGAGGAGGGGAACCGCACGTCATAGACCTGGGCGGGCTCAGCGGCATACGGCCTGGTGTCGTCCGGTGGGGGTGCCGCCCTCGCGAGGACGCCCTCGTCGTGCGGGTCCATGCCGTCATCGTGCCGGCGACCGCATGGGTAGGGTGACGAGCATGACCACGTGGGAGTACCTGACCGCCCCTCTGCTGATCCACAACACGAAGCAGATCCTCGACAACTTCGGCGCCGACGGGTGGGAGCTCGTCCAGGTCGTCCCCGGCCCGGACGGGACCAGCCTCGTCGCCTACTTCAAGCGCCCGAAGGGAGCCTGAGCATGGCCACCGTGGAGGAGCGCCTCGCCGAGCTCGGACTCACCGTGCCCGAGGTCGTCCCGCCGGTCGCCGCCTATGTGCCGGCGCTGCGCAACGGGAACCTCGTCTTCACCTCCGGGCAGCTGCCGATGAAGGACGGCGCGATGTCGGCCACCGGCAAGGTCGGGTCCGCTGACGGTCCCGATGCCGACGCCGCGAAGGAGCTCGCCGCCCTGTGCGCGCTCAACGCCATCGCCGCGATCAAGTCCGTCGTCGGCGACCTCGAGAAGGTCACCCAGGTGGTCAAGGTCGTCGGCTTCGTCGCGAGCGACCCGTCGTTCACCGGGCAGCCGGGTGTCATCAACGGCGCGAGCGAGCTGCTCGGCACCGCGTTCGGCGATCGGGGCAAGCACGCCCGCAGCGCCGTCGGTGTCGCCGCCCTCCCGCTCGACGCGGCGGTCGAGGTCGAGGTCGTCGTCGCCGTCGCGGACTGAGGTCATGACGCCGCCCCGGGACTTCCCCCTGACGCAGGTCCGCGGCCTGGGCGACGTCGCCCTGCGCTGGCTTCGCGGCGAGCGGTGGGACGAGGCGGCCCCGCGGCAGGCGAGCACCGTCATGCTCGTGCGTGACGGTGAGCGGGGCACCGAGGTGTTCATGCTCAAGCGGGTGTCGCAGATGGCGTTCGCGCCGAGCATGCACGTCTTCCCGGGCGGTGGCGTCGACCCGCGCGACGGGGACGCCGGGCTGCCGTGGGCCGGTCCATCGCCGGCCGAGTGGGCGAGCCGTCTGAGGTGCACCGCGGCCGAGGCGCAGATGTTCGTCGCCGCCGCGGTCCGGGAGGTCTTCGAGGAGGTCGGCGTCCTCCTGGCCGGGCCGTCTCCGAGCAGTCCCCTCGTCGACCCCCACGACGGGAGCTGGGCGGGGGTGCGCGACAGGCTGGTCTCGCGTGACCTCTCGCTGGCCGGGGTGCTGCGAGAGCGTGACCTCGTGCTCCGCTCGGACCTCATCGTCGCGAAGGCGCACTGGCTGACCCCGGCGTTCGAGCCGCGGCGGTTCGACACGTGGTTCTTCGCCGCGGTGATGCCGGAGCACCAGGTCGCCGACGGTGAGACGAGCGAGGCCGAGACCGCGGAGTGGGTCGTCCCCCAGGAGCTTCTCGAGGCGTATGCCGCTGGGCTCGCCTCCCTGCTCCCGCCGACGGTCATGTGCGTGGAGGAGATCGCAGACGCGCCCAGTGCGGTGGCGTTCGTCCGGCACAGCGACGACCTCCCGCTCATCATGCCGGTGGTCGTCGACACGCCCGAGGGGCCGGCGATGCGGATCGACGTCTGACCGGACAGGCGGCGACCGGGACGAGGGGTGACGAGGGGTGACGAGGGGTGACGAGGGGTGACGAGGGGTGACGAGGGGTGGCGGCGTGAAGGGTGCTGACGCGGATCCGGCGTGGGCCGGTGGACCGATGACCGCTCGGGCGGCGTGCGTGCTCTGCCCGAACCCGTCGCCGATGACCCTGGATGGGACGAACACGTGGGTCGTCGCGGAGCCGGGGTCCACCGAGGCGGTCGTCATCGACCCGGGGCCACTTGACGAGGGGCACCTGGCCCGGGTCGTCTCCGAGGTCGAGCAGGCGGACCGGCGGGTGGTGCTGACGTTGCTGACGCACGGGCACCTCGACCACGCGGAGTCGGCCGAACGGTTCCACGAGCTGACCGGTGCGCCCGTGCGGGCGTTCGGCCGCGGCCACGACGACGTGGCGCCGGGCGAGGTGATCCGTGTCGGGGGCCTCGAGATCGTCGCCGTCGCGACACCCGGGCACACGAGCGACTCCTACTCCTACCTCCTGCCCGCTGAAACGGCCCTGCTCACCGGCGACACGATCCTGGGCCGGGGCACGACCGTGGTCGCGTGGCCAGACGGCCACCTCGAGTCCTACCTCGAGTCCCTGCACCGGATCGAGGCGATGACCCGCACCGGCGACGTGGCCCGCATCCTGCCCGGGCACGGCCCCTACGTCGCCGATGCCGCGGCGGCGACGACGTTCTACCTCGCGCACCGCGCCGAGCGCCTCAACCAGGTCCGCGCGGCGCTCGCGGCGGGGGACCGGACAGCCCGAGAGGTGGTCGAGCGCGTCTACGCCGACGTCCCCCGCAACGTGTGGGGCGCGGCCGAGATGTCCGTGCAGGCCCAGCTCGAGTACCTTCGCCGGCAGCCGAGCTGACCCCCTCCCCTGATCGAAAGAGCAGTTCGTCCGCGCCGGGGACGAAGTGCTCTTTCGATGGACTGAGGGACGAAGTGCTCTTTCGATGGCCTGCGGGAGGCGCTTTTGACTACTTGGCGCGGCGCCTGAGGCGCTCGACGTCCTGGAGCAGGACGGCCCGGGCCTCGAGGCGCAGCCAGCCGCGGGACTGGAAGTCGGCGAGCGCCTTGTTGACCGTCTCGCGGGAGGCGCCGACGAGCTGCGCGAGCTCTTCCTGAGTCAGGTCGTGCGCGACCAGGAGGCCGCCCTCGACGTGTCGGCCGAACCGCTCGGACAGGTCGATCAGGGCCTTGGCCACGCGGCCGGGCACGTCGGTGAAGACGAGGTCGGCGAGGTGGGCGTTGGTCCGCCGCAGGCGCTGGGCGAGGGCGGCGAGGAGCGACTTGGCGACCTCGGGCCGGCCGGTGAGCAGCCCCGTCAGGGAGTCGTTGCCGAGGCCGAGCAGCTGGGTCTCGGCAACCGCGGTGGCGGTCATCGTGCGAGGGCCCGGGTCGAAGAGGCTGAGCTCGCCGAACATCTCGCCGGGGCCGAGGATGGCGACGAGGTTCTCGCGGCCATCGGCGCTCGTGCGACCGAGCTTCACCTTGCCTTCGGCGATGACGTAGAGCGTGTCGCCGCGGTCTCCCTCGTGGAAGAGCACATCGCCGCGCTCCATGCGCGACAGCGTCATCTGCGACTGCAGGGCAGCCGCGGCCTCGTCGTCGAGTGCTTTGAACAGCGGAGCACGCCGCACCACATCTGGGTCCACGGGGGTCAGTCTGCCATGAGACGTATGCCGCTGGGCTCGCTCTCGCCGCCACGGCGAGTTTCGGCGGGGCCGGCGCCGTCGATGATGGGGCCGCGCAGGGAGCGCGAGGGCGGGAGGGCACCCGTGGAAGCGGCTGCGCGGGAGCCAGCTGCGCGGCATACAGTGTCGTCTGTGTCTGCCCGTGCCGTCGTGACCGCCGACGAGAGCCCTGTCGCACGGACCCGGCGCGCGCGCGCGATGTACCGGGCGCTCCACGACCGCTACCCGTACGCGCACTGCGAGCTCGACTTCACCACGCCTCTCGAGCTGCTCGTCGCGACGATCCTCTCGGCGCAGACCACGGACGTCGGCGTCAACAAGGTGACCCCGATCGTCTTCGCGAAGTACCGCACCGCGGCGGACTACGCGGCGGCTGACCGGACCGAGCTCGAGACGATCATCCAGCCGACCGGCTTCTTCCGCGCCAAGTCCGACAGCCTGATCAAGCTCGGCCAGGCCCTCGTCGAGCGGTTCGACGGGGAGGTCCCGGGGCGGCTCAAGGACCTCGTCACGCTTCCCGGCGTGGGCCGCAAGACCGCCAACGTCGTCCTCGGCAACGCCTTCAACGTGCCGGGCATCACCGTGGACACGCACTTCGGCCGTCTCGTGCGCCGCTTCGGCTGGACTGCCGAGGAGGACCCGGTCAAGGTCGAGCACGCGGTCGGCGCGCTGTTCCTGCGCCGCGACTGGACGATGCTCAGCCACGTCGTCATCTTCCACGGCCGGCGCACCTGCCACGCCAAGAAGCCCGCCTGCGGAGCCTGCCCGGTCGCGCGGTGGTGCCCCAGCTACGGCATCGGCGAGACCGACCCGGAGCGCGCCGCACGGCTGCTCAAGTTCGAGCTGGCCCCGAAGTGACCGCCCCCCTGACCCCGGCACCGAGGGGAGCCCGCGTCGTCCACTCCGGAGCGACCGGGGCGATCCCGCCCGGGCCGGCGGGGCTGCCGCGGCCGCGGTGGCTCGACGAGGTGGCCGAGCGGGTGCCGTCCGTGGACGCCCACTGGTTCTCCCGCTTCCAGCCCCCGGAGGAGGGCGGGCGCGAGTCTGCGGTCCTCATGCTCTTCGGGCCACCCCCGGCGGGCGAGCCGTCCGAGGGCGAGCACGTCATCCTCATCGAGCGCTCGCACACCATGCGCACCCAGCCGGCCCAGATCGCGTTCCCCGGAGGCTCGCGCGACCCCGAGGACGAGGACAGCGTCCACACGGCCCTGCGCGAGGCGGAGGAGGAGACCGGCATCGTCCCGGCCGGCGTCGACGTCGTCGACGTCCTGCCGAGCCTCTACCTGCCGCCCGCCAACTTCGTCGTCGCGCCGGTCCTGGGCTGGTGGGCCGAGCCCGCGCCGCTCACGGTCCGTGACCCGGCCGAGGTCCAGGAGGTGCTCTCCGTCCCGATCTCCCACCTCATCCACCCGGAGACCCGGTTCACCGTGACCCATCCCAGCGGCTACGTCGGGCCGGCGTTCGAGCTCGACCACCTGCTGCTCTGGGGTTTCACCGCCGGACTGCTGAGCCGCGTCCTCGACCTGGCCGGGCTCGCCGTCGAGTGGGACGAGGCGCGCCGGCGCCCGCTCCCCGAGATCTACCTCAGGGACCGCCGATGAGCGGCGGCCTCATCCTCGACATCGCGCTCGCCCTCATCCTCGTGGCCTACGGCATCTCGGGATACCGCAACGGCCTGGTGGCCAGCGTCTTCTCCCTGCTCGGCTTCTTCGCCGGGGCGGTCATCGCGATCTGGGCGCTGCCGGTGATGCTCGCCGACCTCGACGCGGTGGCCAACGACTCGCGACTGCGCGTCCTCGTCCTCATCGTCGGCGTCGTCGTCATCGGCTGGGTCGGGCAGGTCCTCGGCAGCCTGCTCGGCGCGCAGGTGCGTCGCCGGATGGGCCAGCCCGGGGTCCGTCAGGTCGACTCGGTGCTCGGCGCGGCCGTCGTCGTCGTCGCGGCGTCGCTCATCATCTGGTTCCTCGGCGGGTCGCTCCGCACGGCGGGAAACCCGAGCGTCGCCCGGTCGATCTCCGAGTCGCGGGTCCTGCGGGCCGTCAACAGCGTGGTGCCGGAGGACGCGGGCCAGATCTTCGCCGGCTTCCGGGGCTTCCTGTCGAGCCAGGGCTTCCCGCAGGTCTTCGGCGACCTCGTGCCCGAGCCGATCACGCCGGTCGAGGCGCCAGACCCGCGGATCGGCGACTCCGGCGCCATCACCCGGGCCGCCTCCTCGGTCGTCAAGGTGACCACCGCCTCCGAGAGCTGCGGGCGCGGCCAGGAGGGGACCGGCTGGGTGCTGAGCCCCAACCGCATCGTCACCAACGCCCACGTCGTCGCAGGGGCCGACCGGCTGCAGGTGACCAGCCGCGAGCAGACGGTCGCCGGTCGCGTCGTCCTCTTCGACCCCGACCGCGACCTCGCCGTCATCAGCACCGAGGGCCTCGATGCGCCGGCTCTCGAGCTCGGCTCCGACCTGCCCCGCGGGGCGGCCGCCGCGGTGCCGGGCTTCCCGCTCGACGGCCCCTACACCGTCGTCGCGGCCCGGGTCCGACAGGTCCTCGACGCGCGGGGTCGCGACATCTACGGCGGCGACCCCGTCGTCCGGGAGATCTACTCGCTCTACACGCGCGTCCAGCCCGGCAACTCCGGGGGGCCGCTGCTCGACGCGAACGGTCGGGTCGCCGGCGTCATCTTCGCCAAGTCCCTCGACGACGACAACACGGGGTACGCGCTGACGCTCGACGAGGCGATGCCGGTCCTCGACGCGGCGCTGCAGGCCGACCGAGCGGTCGGCACCGGGGCCTGCATCCCCGGCTGACCCGCCACCGGCGCGCCGCGCGATCGCGCTGGGAGCCAGCCCAGCGGCATACGAAAAATGGGGTATGCCGCTGGGCTCGCTTCCCGGGGCAGCCGCGACTACGACACTGACCCGTCAGACGAGTCAGTGTCGTAGTCGCGGCTCCACGACTTCAGTGGGCCTTGACCGCGAGGACCGGACAGTCGGCGTCGAGGAGGAGGCGCTGCGCCGTCGACCCGAGCAGCAGCTTGCCCACGGGAGTGCGGGGGCGCAGGCCGATGACGAGCATCCGCGCATCGACTTCCCCGATGATCCGGAGGATGGCGTCGGCCGGGTCGGTCCCGTGCTCGACGCGGCGCACCTCGTGCGGGACGCCGGACTCGGTCAGCTCGGCGTCGAGCCGGCTCAGCTCGGTCGAGGCGGCGCGGTGGGCGTCGACGAGCTTGTCGTCCCGCGACATGTTGACGACGAGGAGGGAGTCGCCGTGCGCGCGGGCCTCGGTGATGGCCGCGGTGATGGCCGCCTCGCCCTGGGTGGTCGGGATGTAGCCGACGACGATCGTCATGCGGAGACCTCCGTGGGGGTGTGGTCGCGGTCGGACGGGCGCTTGCCCGGAAGCAGCCGGCCGATGAGGGGCCAGAGGATGACGCCGGCGATGATCGCGTAGCAGACCCACGCCACCGGCCCGCCGATGAGGCCGCTGATGTCGCCGCCGGAGAGCTGGAGCGAACGGCGGCCGTGCTTCTCGGCGAGCGGGCCGAGGATGACGCCGATGATGAGCGGCAGCACCGGCAGCCCGAAGCGACGCAGGGCGAAGCCGACGAGGCCCAGCGCGAGGAGGAGGAACAGGTCGAACGGCTGGGCGTTGACGGCGTAGGCGCCCATGGTGGCGAAGAAGAGGATGCCGGCGTAGAGGTACGGCCGGGGGATCTGGAGCAGTTTCGCCCAGGTGGGCGCCAGAGGCAGGTTGAGCAGGAGCAGCATCGTGTTGCCGACGAAAAGGCTCGCGACGAGGGTCCAGACGAGGACCGGCTGCTTCTCGATGAGGAAGGGCCCCGGCTCGAAGCCCCAGCCCTGGAGGGCGGAGAGCATGATGGCCGCGGTCGCGTTGGTGGGCAGGCCGATCGCCAGGAGGGGGACGAGCGTGCCGGCGGCCGACGCGTTGTTCGCGGCCTCGGGTCCGGCGACGCCCTCGATGGCGCCGTGGCCGAACTCCTCGGGGTGCTTGGCGAGGCGGCGCTCGGCGAGGTAGGACAGGAAGGTCGGCACCTCGGCGCCCCCCGCCGGAATCGCACCGAACGGGAAGCCGAGGGCGGTGCCGCGCAGCCACGGCTTCCACGACCGGGCCCAGTCCTCCCGACCCATCCACGGTCGGCCGACCGGGATGACCGTCGCGGCCTTGCGACGCAGGTGGGCCGCCACCCATAGGGCCTCGCCGACGGCGAAGATGCCGACGGCGACGACGACGACGTCGATCCCGTCCGCGAGCATCGGCTGCCCGAAGGTCAGCCGCTGCTGGCCAGTGACGAAGTCGATCCCGACGACGCCGATGGTCAGGCCGACGAGCAGCGCCGCGAAACCGCGCACCCGCGACGACCCGAGGACGGCGCTCGCCCCGACGAAGGCCACGAGGAGGATGGCAAGCAGCTCCGGCGAGCCGAGGTTGATCGCGAAGGCGACGACCTGCGGCATGACGAGCACGAGCAGGGCGGTGCCGATCGTCCCGGCGACGAAGGAGCCGATCGCGGCGGTGGCCAGGGCCTGCGCCGCCCGGCCCGACTTGGCCATCTTGTTGCCCTCGAGCGCCGTGACGACCGAGGCCGACTCGCCGGGCGTGTTGAGCAGGATCGACGTCGTCGACCCGCCGTACATGCCCCCGTAGAAGATTCCGGCGAACATGATGAGCGCCTGGGTCGGCTCGAGGCCGTAGGTGATGGGGAGGAGCAACGCGACCGTCATGGCCGGCCCGATGCCGGGCAGGACGCCGACGGCGGTGCCGACGGTGACCCCGATGAGCGCGAAGAGCAGGTTCATCGGGGTCAGGACGTGCCCGAACCCCTCGATGAGGTGGTTGAGGTTGTCCATCAGAGGATTCCCTTGAGGATGCCGGCCGGGAGGTTGACGCCGAGGCCGATGGCGAAGCCGTAGAAGGTGGTCAGCGCGAGGGCGATCCCAAAGGCCAGGCCGCGGACGTGGTGCTCGTTGCCGAGGGCGTAGGCGCAGCCCCAGAAGAGGAGGCTGCCGGTGATGACCCAGCCGAGCGGCTGGATGAGCAGGGCGCTCGCGCCGAAGACGACGATGAGGAGGCCGACGGTCTTCCAGTCGGCCCGGCTGCCGAGGTCGACGTCCTCGCCGCCCTCGGCCTGGCCGACTCCACCGCGCCAGACGTCGATGGCGTAGGAGACGGCGGTGATGAGCAGGAGCACGCCGAGGACGATGGGGACCGGCCGCGGACCGAGCGGGTCGTTGCTGCTCGTGACGTGGCGGATGTTCGCGGCGTCGACGAGCAGCAGCACGCCGAGGCCCGCGAGGGCCGCGCACACCCCGTACTGTGCGCGGTCCTCGCGGGGCTTCGCGGCGGCACCGGTGGTGTCCACCTGGGGGTCAGACATGGTCAGCTGACCAGCCCGAGGCTCGTCAGGATCTCGGCGACGGCGGTGTCCTGCTCCTTGAGGAAGGTGCCGAACTCGTCCCCGGTGACGAAGGCGTCGGTCCAGCCGCGCTTCTTCATCTCGTCCTTCCAGGCCTGCGAGTCGTGCATCTTCGTCAGGGCGTCGACCCAGACGGCCTGGTCGGCGTCGGAGATCTCCGGCGGAGCCACGATGCCGCGCCAGTTGGTGAAGAGGAAGTCGACGCCGGACTCCTTGAGCGTCGGCACGTCGGGCAGCGCCTCGATGCGCTCCTCGCTCGTCACCGCGAGAACCTTCACCTGGCCGGCCTTGACCTGGTCGAGGAACTCGCCGAAGCCGCTCGCCCCGAAGGCGATCTTGTTGCCGATGATCGCGGGGAGCAGCTCGCCGCCCCCGTCGTAGGAGATGAAGGAGACGGACTTGGGCTCGATGCCGACCGCCTTGGCCAGCCGCATCGGGAGCAGGTGGTCCGGGCCGCCGGGCGACGAGCCGCCGCCGACGTTGACCTTCGACGGGTCCTTCTTCCACGCGTCGATGAGCGAGGTGATGTCCTTGTACGGAGAGTCCTTGGAGACGACGATGGCGCCGGCCTCCTCGATCAGCTTGGCGATCGGCGTCGTGTCGTTGAGGGTGGCCTGGGACTTCTGCGTGTAGGCCGCACCGACGACGCCGAGGCCCATCTGCATGGCGAGCTTGCCGTTGCCCTTCTCGTTGACCGTGCGCTGCAGGCCGACGGTTCCGCCCGCGCCGGGGAGGTTGAAGACCTGGACGGTGCCGGTGATCTGCTCGGTCTCCATCACCTTGGCGACGGTGCGGGCCGTCGTGTCGTAGCCGCCACCGGGGGAGTTGGGGACCATGATCTGCAGGCCGGACGCGGGGGCGGCGCTGCCGCCGGTGGCGCCGCTCGCACCGGCGTTGGTGTTGGTGTCGTCCGCGGTGGCGCCGCACGCCGAGAGCGTGAGGGCTGCCGTGGCGATCCCCGCGGTGAGCAGGGACGCCTTGCGGGCGGTGGGATGTGCTCTCATCGTTGAGGCCTCTTTCGGTTCTGGGGCTGGAACGGCATGATCGTGCCCGCGCCACGAGGCCGTGTCGCTCTTGTGTCATCAATGAAGGTTGAGTTCTTTGTGGTCATGCGTCGACTGCGCCGATTCACGCTCGCCGGGCAGCTCCTGGTCGCCCAGGTGGCGATCCTGCTGACCGTGCTGATCGCGGTCGCGTTCGTCTCGCTCGCGCAGTCGGAGGCGACGTTCACCCGCACCGAGGGTCGGCGCCTCTTCGCCATCGCCGAGCAGCTCGCGAGCCACCCGCTCGTGCGTCAGGAGCTGGCGCCGCCGCAGGTCATCAACGCCCTGCCGACGGTCGTCCAGGGCACCATCACGCAGTACGGCCTGGCACTCGTGTCGGTCGCGGACTCGAGGGGCGTCGTCAAGGACTCGTCGGACCCGACGACGGAGGAGCGGCAGCTGCCGCTCGGGTCAGAGCGGGTGCGCCAGGGTGCGAGCTGGACCGGCCCGATGGAGCTCGCCGGTCGGCGGATGCTCGCGGCCCAGACGCCGGTCCTCTACTCGCCGGGCACGAACGTGCCGGCAGCCGGGGGCCTGTCGCCCGGGACCCGGCTCGGCACCGTCATGGTCGCCGTCGAGATGCCGTCGGTCATCGACCGCCTCCAGGGTGCCTCCTCCTACCTGCTGACCTACCTCGGCCTCGCTCTCGCCCTGGGTGGCCTCGGGTCCTGGCTCCTCGCCCGGCGCCTCAAGCGGCAGACCCTCGGCCTCGAGCCGCACGAGATCACCGGGCTGGCCGAGAGCCGCGAGGCGATGCTGTTCGGCCTCGCCGAGGGGGTGGTCGCCCTGGACACGTCGAACCGGATCACCTTGGTCAACAACGTCGCCCAGCGCCTCCTCGACCTGCCGGAGCGGGCGGTCGGGATGTCCGTGTCGGACCTTGCCATCGGGCCGCGGCTGCGCGAGGTGCTCCTCGGGCAGACCGGCGACGAGCCCGACCAGGTCGTCCTGCGTCGGGGGAGGGTGCTGGTCATGAACCGGATGGAGGTCGCCAAGGACGGCCGGCCGCTCGGCTCCGTGACGACGCTCCGCGACCGCACCGAGCTGGCCGCG is a genomic window containing:
- a CDS encoding sensor histidine kinase, which encodes MKVEFFVVMRRLRRFTLAGQLLVAQVAILLTVLIAVAFVSLAQSEATFTRTEGRRLFAIAEQLASHPLVRQELAPPQVINALPTVVQGTITQYGLALVSVADSRGVVKDSSDPTTEERQLPLGSERVRQGASWTGPMELAGRRMLAAQTPVLYSPGTNVPAAGGLSPGTRLGTVMVAVEMPSVIDRLQGASSYLLTYLGLALALGGLGSWLLARRLKRQTLGLEPHEITGLAESREAMLFGLAEGVVALDTSNRITLVNNVAQRLLDLPERAVGMSVSDLAIGPRLREVLLGQTGDEPDQVVLRRGRVLVMNRMEVAKDGRPLGSVTTLRDRTELAALEREIGSFRSSTELLRAQAHEFANQLHTISGLIQLGEYDEVVRFVDSVSQHRAQLDLTVARRIQDTAVSALVMAKAAQATERRVELRVSDDTALGRMSSVDSADLAAVVGNLVDNAVDAAATAGGDERWVELAIHQDASSPRSTVEVMVSDSGPGVAPELVTEVFTHGFTTKAAEAGERGIGLALTRLICQRRGGEVEVERTEEGATFIARLTVDSPALQESR